In Woeseia oceani, one DNA window encodes the following:
- the ybeY gene encoding rRNA maturation RNase YbeY, which yields MHLQVACGGDDLPDEAFVQRWLQAALEHVGYADERGCEIAVRLVDADEGRDLNNRYRQRDYATNVLSFAGSEEELLPEDEPVALGDLVLCPPVVLREAAEQNKRPADHWAHLLVHGTLHLLGYDHEAADDAAAMEKIEIGILATAGIRDPYQEQVRG from the coding sequence GTGCATTTGCAAGTCGCCTGCGGCGGCGATGATTTGCCCGATGAGGCATTCGTGCAGCGTTGGTTACAGGCGGCGCTTGAGCATGTCGGCTATGCGGATGAACGCGGTTGTGAAATAGCCGTGCGGCTGGTTGACGCGGATGAAGGTCGCGACTTGAATAACCGCTACCGACAGCGAGACTACGCAACCAATGTGCTGTCGTTCGCTGGCAGTGAGGAGGAATTGCTGCCGGAGGACGAGCCCGTGGCTCTGGGCGATCTGGTGCTGTGTCCACCGGTGGTGCTGCGCGAGGCGGCCGAGCAGAACAAGCGGCCCGCCGATCATTGGGCGCATCTGCTGGTGCACGGGACTCTGCACTTGCTTGGCTACGATCACGAAGCAGCAGACGATGCCGCAGCGATGGAAAAAATAGAAATTGGTATTCTGGCGACAGCCGGTATCAGGGATCCTTATCAGGAACAGGTCCGCGGCTGA
- the leuS gene encoding leucine--tRNA ligase, whose translation MSNDARYTPDEVEQRARDYWDSKRCFEVDEDPDKQKFYCLTMFPYPSGQLHMGHVRVFTISDVIARYQRMQGKHVLQPMGWDAFGMPAENAAIKRGVPPAEWTYKNIDYMRGQLKRLGYGYDWSREVTTCRPEYYRWEQWLFTRLFKKGLVYRKNSIVNWDPVDQTVLANEQVIDGRGWRSDALVERREIPQWFMKITAYADELLDNLDSMDGWPDSVKTMQRNWIGRSEGMELSFAVDGEAEPLTVFTTRPDTLMGVTYMAVAAEHPIAQKAAADNADIARFIEECKTMQAAEAAMETMEKKGMPLGVFATHPISGEKVPLWVANFVLMSYGTGAVMAVPGHDERDWEFASKHGLPIVQVVKPDDGSNIDIGAAAWTGRGVLVNSGEFDGLNFDQAFAAIAARFEAEGRGKRTVNYRLRDWGVSRQRYWGTPIPIIYCDDCGAVPVPENDLPVVLPEDVKVTGVGSPLRDMSEFVNVDCPECGKAARRETDTFDTFVESSWYFSRYASPDSKDAMLDKRESYWMPVDQYTGGIEHAILHLLYARFFQKLMRDEGLSAADEPFTNLLTQGMVLKDGAKMSKAKGNTVDPQELIERYGADTVRLFMMSTAPPELALEWSDDGVQGAHRFLKRFWHAVQAHSEAGRAPALDKSGLDAQQKELRLKTHQTIAKVSDDTGRRYKFNTAVAAVMELLNAINRFDDQSPAGRAVIQEALESCVLLLAPIVPHICHELWQQLGHSSALADESWPDVDESALQQDTVEIVVQVNGKLRGRISVAADAGKDAIAELALADENVKRFVADKTIRKTIVVPGRLVNVVV comes from the coding sequence ATGAGTAACGACGCAAGATATACGCCCGATGAAGTAGAACAGCGTGCCCGTGACTACTGGGACAGCAAACGCTGTTTCGAAGTCGACGAAGACCCGGACAAGCAGAAGTTTTACTGCCTGACGATGTTCCCCTACCCGAGTGGCCAGCTGCACATGGGCCATGTCCGGGTATTCACCATCAGCGATGTCATCGCGCGTTACCAACGCATGCAGGGCAAGCACGTTCTGCAGCCGATGGGCTGGGACGCCTTCGGCATGCCCGCGGAAAACGCGGCTATCAAGCGCGGCGTACCGCCGGCGGAATGGACGTACAAGAACATAGACTACATGCGTGGTCAGCTGAAGCGCCTCGGCTACGGCTACGACTGGAGTCGCGAAGTGACGACTTGCCGCCCGGAGTACTACCGCTGGGAGCAATGGCTGTTCACTCGCCTGTTCAAGAAAGGTCTGGTCTACCGCAAGAATTCGATCGTCAACTGGGATCCGGTTGATCAGACGGTGTTGGCGAACGAGCAAGTCATCGACGGTCGCGGCTGGCGTTCCGATGCACTGGTTGAGCGGCGCGAAATTCCGCAGTGGTTCATGAAAATCACGGCGTACGCGGACGAACTGCTCGACAACCTCGATTCCATGGACGGCTGGCCCGATTCGGTCAAGACCATGCAGCGCAACTGGATTGGTCGATCGGAAGGCATGGAGTTGTCGTTTGCTGTTGACGGTGAAGCCGAACCGCTGACCGTATTCACGACCCGCCCGGATACGCTGATGGGCGTAACCTACATGGCGGTAGCCGCGGAACACCCGATTGCGCAAAAAGCAGCGGCTGACAATGCCGACATCGCGCGCTTCATCGAAGAATGCAAGACCATGCAGGCCGCCGAAGCCGCAATGGAAACAATGGAGAAAAAGGGCATGCCGTTGGGCGTGTTCGCCACGCACCCGATCAGCGGCGAAAAAGTACCGCTCTGGGTCGCCAACTTCGTGCTGATGAGTTACGGCACCGGCGCGGTCATGGCCGTGCCAGGCCACGACGAGCGCGACTGGGAGTTTGCCAGCAAGCACGGCTTGCCGATTGTGCAGGTCGTCAAACCCGACGATGGCAGTAACATCGATATTGGCGCGGCAGCCTGGACCGGACGTGGAGTGCTGGTCAATTCGGGCGAGTTCGACGGCCTGAATTTCGATCAGGCATTTGCGGCAATTGCTGCGCGCTTTGAAGCTGAAGGTCGAGGCAAGCGCACGGTCAACTACCGTCTGCGCGACTGGGGCGTATCACGGCAACGCTACTGGGGTACACCGATCCCGATAATCTACTGTGATGATTGCGGCGCAGTACCCGTGCCGGAGAACGACCTGCCAGTCGTGCTGCCCGAGGACGTCAAGGTAACCGGCGTCGGCTCGCCGTTACGCGATATGTCAGAGTTCGTGAACGTGGATTGCCCGGAGTGCGGCAAGGCTGCGCGGCGTGAAACCGACACGTTTGATACGTTTGTGGAATCCTCCTGGTATTTTTCCCGCTACGCCTCGCCGGATAGCAAAGACGCGATGCTCGACAAACGGGAAAGTTACTGGATGCCCGTAGACCAATACACGGGTGGCATAGAACACGCGATTCTGCATTTGCTGTATGCGCGCTTCTTTCAGAAGTTGATGCGCGATGAAGGCCTGTCAGCGGCTGATGAACCGTTCACCAACCTCCTGACGCAGGGCATGGTGCTGAAAGACGGCGCTAAAATGTCCAAGGCAAAAGGCAATACGGTTGATCCACAGGAACTGATTGAACGCTACGGCGCCGATACGGTGCGACTGTTCATGATGTCCACCGCACCGCCGGAGCTGGCGCTGGAATGGTCGGACGACGGTGTGCAGGGCGCGCATCGCTTCCTCAAGCGCTTCTGGCACGCGGTGCAAGCGCATAGCGAGGCTGGCAGGGCGCCGGCTCTCGACAAGTCAGGCCTCGATGCGCAGCAAAAAGAACTGCGTCTGAAGACCCACCAGACCATCGCCAAAGTCAGTGACGACACCGGTCGTCGTTACAAATTCAATACCGCCGTGGCCGCGGTGATGGAATTGCTGAACGCCATAAACCGCTTCGACGATCAAAGCCCGGCCGGACGCGCGGTGATTCAGGAAGCGCTGGAATCCTGCGTGCTGCTGCTGGCGCCGATCGTTCCGCATATCTGTCACGAACTGTGGCAACAGCTTGGGCACAGCAGCGCATTAGCCGATGAGTCATGGCCTGACGTCGATGAGTCGGCATTGCAACAGGACACGGTCGAGATCGTGGTGCAGGTAAACGGCAAATTGCGCGGCCGAATCTCGGTCGCGGCCGATGCCGGCAAAGATGCCATTGCCGAGCTTGCGCTGGCCGACGAAAACGTCAAACGCTTCGTGGCAGACAAGACAATACGCAAGACGATCGTGGTACCGGGCAGGTTGGTGAATGTCGTTGTTTAG
- a CDS encoding PhoH family protein — translation MNAVPISRDIILEPADNNRLANLCGQFDEHLRQIERRLNVDISSRGNRFRVTGNEGAAQIGSKVIKSLFKLTGSEYLDPERVHMCLQESVMNESNVAELDPEADSNESARYEIQTRRKLIRARGLNQRAYLKNIHDHDLAFGIGPAGTGKTYLAIAGAIDALENELVRRIILVRPAVEAGERLGFLPGDMSQKVDPYLRPMYDALYDMLGPEQVARLIERNIIEVAPLAFMRGRSLNEAFVILDEAQNTSVAQMKMFLTRIGFGSRAVVTGDVTQIDLPAGQTSGLKNAIEILAKVKGIGFTYFTPGDVVRHELVQRIVEAYEAVGHGKERRS, via the coding sequence TTGAACGCTGTACCCATATCCCGGGATATCATCCTGGAACCCGCCGATAACAACCGTCTTGCCAATCTCTGCGGACAGTTTGACGAACACTTGCGGCAGATCGAACGCCGCCTCAACGTTGACATATCCAGTCGCGGCAATCGTTTCCGGGTGACCGGCAATGAAGGCGCTGCGCAAATTGGCAGCAAGGTCATCAAATCTTTGTTCAAGCTGACCGGTAGCGAATACCTCGACCCGGAACGCGTACACATGTGCCTGCAGGAATCCGTTATGAACGAATCGAATGTCGCCGAGCTGGACCCGGAGGCCGATAGCAATGAGTCTGCGCGCTACGAAATTCAGACGCGGCGCAAACTGATTCGCGCGCGCGGCCTCAATCAGCGTGCGTACCTGAAGAATATTCACGACCACGATCTCGCGTTCGGTATAGGCCCGGCGGGCACGGGCAAGACCTACCTCGCCATTGCCGGAGCCATCGATGCTCTGGAGAATGAACTGGTCCGGCGGATCATTCTGGTCAGGCCAGCGGTCGAAGCCGGAGAGCGGCTGGGATTCCTGCCTGGCGACATGTCGCAAAAGGTTGATCCGTATTTGCGCCCGATGTACGACGCGCTATACGACATGCTGGGGCCCGAGCAGGTTGCCCGCCTCATAGAACGCAACATTATTGAAGTGGCACCACTGGCCTTCATGCGTGGCCGCTCATTGAACGAAGCCTTTGTCATACTGGACGAAGCACAGAACACCAGCGTCGCGCAGATGAAAATGTTTTTGACACGTATTGGTTTTGGCTCGCGTGCGGTAGTGACGGGGGACGTTACCCAAATAGACCTGCCAGCGGGCCAGACATCCGGCCTCAAGAATGCAATCGAAATTCTTGCGAAGGTCAAGGGTATAGGCTTCACCTATTTCACCCCGGGCGATGTCGTGCGCCACGAATTGGTACAACGCATCGTTGAAGCCTACGAGGCCGTCGGTCATGGCAAGGAACGGCGTTCCTGA
- the miaB gene encoding tRNA (N6-isopentenyl adenosine(37)-C2)-methylthiotransferase MiaB translates to MSAKLYIKTYGCQMNEYDSEKMADVLRASHGYELTATPEEADLLLVNTCSIREKAQEKVFSELGRWRSLKENRPDMLIGVAGCVASQEGEGITRRAPFVDMVFGPQTLHRLPQMVDKVRAAGLPVVDVSFPEIEKFDRLPEPRAEGPTAFVSVMEGCSKYCTFCVVPYTRGEEISRPLDDVIVEIVALAGQGVREINLLGQNVNAYQGPMHDGQIADLATLIYYVAAVDGIDRIRFTTSHPVEFTDSLIQAYAEVPELANYLHLPVQSGADRVLMRMKRGHTAIEYKQKIRKLREVRPDISISSDFIVGFPGETDADFDQTMQLITDIGFDQSFSFIYSARPGTPAGTFADDTPMAVKKQRLQRLQAQIIEQAQAISAAMVGTKQRVLVEKPSKKDPQQMCGRTENMRWVNFDAPASTIGQFIDVVITEALPNSLRGRVASRQAAA, encoded by the coding sequence GTGAGCGCGAAGCTATACATCAAAACCTACGGCTGCCAGATGAACGAGTACGACTCGGAGAAGATGGCCGACGTATTGCGGGCCTCGCACGGCTACGAGTTGACGGCAACGCCGGAGGAAGCGGATCTGCTGCTGGTCAACACCTGTTCGATACGCGAAAAGGCGCAGGAAAAGGTTTTTTCCGAGCTAGGGCGCTGGCGCTCACTGAAGGAAAACCGGCCGGACATGCTGATCGGCGTAGCCGGTTGTGTGGCGAGCCAGGAAGGCGAGGGCATCACCCGGCGCGCCCCGTTCGTGGACATGGTGTTCGGCCCGCAGACTTTGCACCGGTTGCCGCAAATGGTCGACAAGGTGCGCGCAGCGGGCCTGCCCGTGGTCGATGTCAGTTTTCCGGAGATTGAAAAGTTCGACCGTTTGCCGGAGCCACGCGCTGAAGGTCCGACGGCGTTTGTTTCGGTCATGGAAGGCTGCAGCAAGTACTGCACCTTCTGTGTCGTGCCGTATACGCGGGGCGAGGAAATCAGTCGGCCGCTGGACGATGTGATCGTGGAAATCGTCGCCCTCGCCGGGCAGGGCGTACGCGAGATCAACTTGCTGGGCCAGAATGTCAACGCTTACCAGGGGCCGATGCACGATGGCCAGATTGCCGATCTGGCGACGCTGATCTATTACGTCGCTGCCGTTGACGGGATAGACCGCATACGCTTTACCACGTCGCACCCGGTTGAGTTCACGGACAGCCTGATTCAGGCTTATGCGGAAGTGCCGGAGCTTGCGAATTATCTGCACTTGCCCGTACAAAGTGGCGCAGATCGGGTCCTGATGCGAATGAAGCGTGGCCATACCGCGATCGAGTACAAGCAGAAAATTCGCAAGTTGCGCGAAGTACGTCCTGATATTTCCATCTCATCGGATTTCATCGTCGGTTTTCCCGGCGAGACTGATGCGGATTTTGACCAAACCATGCAACTGATAACTGATATAGGTTTTGATCAGTCTTTCAGCTTCATCTACAGCGCGCGCCCTGGCACGCCCGCCGGTACCTTCGCTGACGACACGCCAATGGCGGTCAAGAAACAGCGCTTGCAAAGATTGCAGGCGCAGATCATCGAACAGGCGCAAGCCATCAGTGCCGCAATGGTTGGCACGAAGCAGCGTGTGCTGGTCGAGAAACCGTCGAAAAAAGATCCACAACAAATGTGCGGGCGCACTGAGAACATGCGTTGGGTGAACTTCGATGCACCAGCGTCGACGATCGGCCAGTTCATTGACGTCGTCATTACCGAAGCACTGCCGAATTCGTTGCGTGGCCGGGTCGCATCCCGCCAGGCGGCGGCCTGA
- a CDS encoding HlyC/CorC family transporter, whose product MSDKPPSTSGTGSAGIITRVMRAIKGEPWSREEIQDLLQQAESVFDPEEQNMLAGVLEVAETQVREVMIPRSQMVVIERDQSVDEMLKTIIHSGHSRFPVIGEDRDEVIGVLLAKDLLRYFARPNGELRIDDYLRPLSVIPESKRLNALLKEFRDSHNHMAIVVDEYGGVSGLLTIEDVLEEIVGEIDDEHDPEEADPILEDSERDGRPCWSVQALTRIEDFNDYFGCDLDDELYDTIGGLVMHELGRLPRRGETLQFGNFEFRVVKADRRRIDSVQVQRATNDDA is encoded by the coding sequence ATGAGTGACAAACCTCCCAGTACCAGCGGCACGGGCAGCGCCGGCATCATCACGCGGGTAATGCGTGCGATCAAAGGTGAGCCCTGGAGCCGCGAAGAAATACAGGATCTCTTGCAGCAGGCGGAAAGCGTCTTCGATCCGGAGGAGCAGAACATGCTCGCCGGGGTGTTGGAGGTGGCTGAAACCCAGGTGCGTGAAGTAATGATTCCGCGCTCGCAGATGGTGGTTATCGAGCGCGATCAGAGCGTCGATGAGATGCTCAAGACCATTATCCATTCCGGTCATTCTCGTTTTCCCGTGATTGGCGAAGACCGCGATGAAGTTATCGGCGTGTTACTTGCGAAGGATTTGTTGCGCTATTTCGCCAGGCCCAACGGCGAATTGCGGATCGATGACTATTTGCGGCCGTTGTCAGTTATCCCTGAATCCAAGCGACTCAACGCGTTGCTCAAGGAGTTTCGCGACAGCCACAACCACATGGCGATTGTGGTGGATGAGTACGGCGGGGTGTCCGGCCTGCTGACGATTGAAGATGTGCTTGAAGAAATTGTTGGTGAGATCGACGACGAACACGACCCGGAAGAAGCGGACCCGATCCTTGAAGATTCCGAACGGGACGGCCGTCCTTGCTGGTCGGTGCAGGCACTGACACGTATCGAAGATTTCAACGACTACTTTGGCTGCGATCTCGATGACGAACTGTACGATACGATCGGTGGCCTCGTGATGCATGAGCTCGGTCGACTGCCGCGCCGTGGCGAGACCCTGCAGTTTGGCAATTTCGAGTTTCGGGTTGTCAAAGCGGATCGTCGACGTATTGATTCCGTTCAGGTGCAGCGGGCAACGAACGACGACGCCTGA
- the ssb gene encoding single-stranded DNA-binding protein, translating into MARGINKVIIVGNVGQDPETRYMPSGSAVTNLTIATNESWKDKQSGEQKERTEWHRVAMFGRLAEIAAEYLKKGSQVYVEGKLRTRKWQDKSGNDRYTTEVIADEMQMLGGGRSGGGAPAAGGSAPSGPAPGPSVDDFDDDIPF; encoded by the coding sequence ATGGCCCGTGGAATCAATAAAGTCATCATCGTTGGAAACGTCGGGCAGGATCCGGAAACCCGCTACATGCCGAGCGGCTCAGCGGTTACCAATCTGACGATTGCAACCAACGAATCGTGGAAAGACAAGCAGAGCGGCGAGCAAAAAGAGCGCACCGAGTGGCATCGTGTGGCGATGTTCGGTCGCCTGGCCGAGATCGCTGCTGAGTACCTTAAGAAAGGTTCTCAGGTCTATGTCGAAGGCAAATTGCGCACCCGCAAATGGCAGGACAAGTCGGGCAATGACCGTTACACGACGGAAGTGATTGCTGACGAAATGCAAATGCTGGGCGGTGGTCGCTCCGGTGGTGGTGCGCCGGCAGCAGGTGGTTCTGCTCCGTCGGGTCCGGCACCCGGCCCATCAGTGGATGATTTCGACGACGATATTCCGTTTTAA
- the lnt gene encoding apolipoprotein N-acyltransferase: MAVTGSEWLRRALTQSAARRAALFASGAALPLAFAPFGYWFLAPLLLLPMLLVGLHTPPRVAAQLGFCFGAGLFLSGTYWIYISIHDFGNAPLWLAVVLMLAVVAIMAAWFALCGWLLAWLIDGRPWRLLSVGPSVWLLVEWLRGWVFSGFPWLTLGYSQIDSPLAGWLPVVGVYGVSMLLVASSCGLLLLRMPQARWRAGIVVLAPWLLGSGLSQWSWTEAAAEPLAVTLVQGGVGQERKWLPEQFQPTLRLYRDALLAARESDIVIWPEVAVPSINDRVQPYLDLLQSDLQPGQSLLLGILERELEGSVEHIYNSVLLLDGATEQAYRKRHLVPFGEYFPVPAFIREWMRMMSLPNSDLSAGAAEQALLRTTDGQMIAVAICYEDAYGAEQLYAFPAASLIVNVSNDAWFGDSIAPHQHLQIARVRGAEVGRYVMRATNNGITALIAPDGAVIDTVPQFEFASLTVPVTPMRGMTPYARTGNWPVTVLAALIAGICIRQRRLSLRR; the protein is encoded by the coding sequence ATGGCTGTCACCGGCAGTGAGTGGCTGCGGCGGGCCCTGACACAATCCGCCGCCCGGCGAGCAGCACTTTTTGCCTCGGGGGCGGCTTTGCCACTGGCGTTCGCGCCATTCGGCTACTGGTTTCTCGCACCGCTGCTCCTGCTGCCGATGTTGCTGGTCGGTCTGCACACACCGCCGCGAGTCGCGGCCCAGCTCGGGTTCTGTTTCGGTGCCGGACTGTTCCTGAGCGGTACTTACTGGATCTACATATCCATACACGACTTCGGCAACGCGCCGTTGTGGCTGGCGGTCGTCTTGATGCTGGCGGTCGTGGCCATCATGGCGGCCTGGTTTGCATTGTGCGGGTGGCTGCTGGCCTGGCTGATCGATGGTCGACCCTGGCGGTTACTCAGCGTGGGTCCGTCGGTGTGGCTGCTGGTGGAGTGGTTACGCGGCTGGGTTTTTTCCGGGTTTCCGTGGCTCACGCTGGGTTACAGCCAGATCGATTCACCGTTGGCGGGCTGGCTGCCGGTCGTTGGCGTTTACGGTGTGTCGATGCTGCTGGTTGCCAGCAGTTGTGGGTTGCTTTTGCTGCGTATGCCGCAGGCGCGGTGGCGGGCGGGTATCGTTGTGCTGGCGCCGTGGCTGCTGGGCAGTGGCTTATCCCAGTGGAGCTGGACTGAAGCGGCCGCCGAGCCCCTGGCCGTCACCCTGGTTCAGGGCGGAGTAGGCCAGGAGCGCAAATGGCTGCCGGAGCAATTTCAGCCAACCCTGCGGCTCTATCGGGATGCGTTGCTCGCTGCCCGTGAGAGCGACATTGTGATCTGGCCGGAAGTCGCGGTGCCGTCGATCAACGACCGTGTGCAGCCTTACCTCGACCTGTTGCAGAGTGATTTGCAACCCGGGCAAAGCCTGTTGCTCGGCATCCTGGAGCGCGAGCTGGAGGGCAGCGTAGAGCATATCTACAACAGTGTGTTGTTGCTGGACGGCGCGACCGAGCAGGCGTACCGAAAGCGTCACCTCGTGCCGTTCGGTGAGTATTTTCCGGTGCCGGCTTTCATTCGCGAATGGATGCGCATGATGAGTTTGCCGAACAGCGACCTCAGCGCCGGCGCGGCCGAACAAGCACTGCTGCGAACCACGGACGGCCAGATGATTGCGGTGGCGATCTGCTACGAAGATGCCTATGGCGCCGAACAACTGTACGCGTTTCCCGCGGCCAGCCTGATTGTCAATGTCAGCAATGACGCCTGGTTTGGGGATTCCATCGCGCCACATCAGCATCTGCAGATCGCACGGGTGCGGGGCGCCGAAGTCGGGCGGTACGTCATGCGTGCGACCAACAACGGCATTACCGCGCTGATTGCGCCCGATGGGGCCGTCATCGACACTGTGCCGCAGTTCGAGTTCGCCAGCCTGACCGTCCCCGTCACACCCATGCGCGGGATGACCCCGTATGCCCGAACGGGCAACTGGCCGGTGACCGTCCTGGCGGCGCTGATTGCCGGTATTTGCATCCGGCAACGGCGCTTAAGCCTCCGCCGCTGA
- a CDS encoding bifunctional sulfate adenylyltransferase/adenylylsulfate kinase → MGANKLPHGGELQELYLSAADASAEKLAARDWPSWDLTPHQLCDLELLLNGAFSPLDGYHSRADYDAVVSGMRLVNGVLWPIPITLDVTDAFAAQLSAGRRIALRDPEGVLVATLEVGDIWSPDKAVEAQNVYGTTDTAHPGVYQLLNNTHSVYVGGQLRGVEPPMHYDFKHLRNTPREVRERFRKLGWRRVVAFQTRNPLHRAHQELTLRAAHEAEANLLIHPVVGMTRPGDIDHYTRVRCYEQIIKHYPEQTSMLSLLPLAMRMAGPREALWHAIIRKNYGCTHLIVGRDHAGPGKDSNGKDFYGPYDAQDLLRQHEVELDISMVPFRLMAYVENRAQYVLIDETNDDDNVLHISGTELRRRLQEGLEIPDWFSYPEIVAELQRTHPPRHRQGFTVFFTGLSGSGKSTIANALMNKLMEIGGRQVSLLDGDIVRKNLSSELGFSKEHRDLNIERIGFVASEIAKHGGIALCAPIAPYARTRRTVRETVTSAGGGFVEVHVATPLEVCESRDRKGLYAKARAGIISEFTGISDPYEVPETPEVRIDTSEITPDLAAHRILVKLEGLGYIR, encoded by the coding sequence ATGGGTGCCAACAAATTGCCGCACGGCGGCGAACTTCAGGAATTGTATTTGTCAGCGGCAGACGCGTCTGCCGAGAAACTGGCGGCCAGGGACTGGCCGTCCTGGGACCTGACGCCACATCAGCTCTGTGACCTTGAGCTGTTGCTCAATGGCGCCTTCTCGCCGCTGGATGGCTATCACAGCCGGGCCGATTACGATGCGGTCGTCAGTGGCATGCGTCTTGTTAACGGCGTGCTATGGCCAATTCCGATCACGCTGGACGTCACTGATGCCTTTGCTGCACAGCTGAGCGCTGGCCGGCGTATTGCCTTGCGAGACCCTGAAGGCGTCTTGGTCGCGACGCTGGAAGTGGGTGACATCTGGTCGCCTGACAAAGCCGTGGAAGCGCAGAATGTCTATGGCACTACGGACACCGCTCACCCCGGCGTCTATCAGTTGCTGAACAACACACACTCGGTATACGTGGGTGGGCAACTGCGCGGCGTTGAGCCGCCGATGCACTACGACTTCAAACACCTGCGTAACACGCCACGTGAAGTGCGCGAGCGCTTTCGCAAACTTGGCTGGCGTCGGGTAGTGGCATTCCAGACCCGCAACCCTTTGCACCGCGCGCATCAGGAGCTGACCTTGCGCGCCGCGCACGAGGCGGAAGCCAACTTGTTGATACACCCCGTAGTCGGGATGACTCGTCCAGGGGATATTGATCACTACACGCGGGTGCGCTGCTACGAGCAGATTATCAAGCATTACCCGGAGCAGACCAGCATGCTGAGTTTGCTGCCATTGGCCATGCGAATGGCGGGACCGCGCGAAGCCTTGTGGCATGCCATCATTCGCAAGAACTACGGCTGCACCCACCTGATCGTCGGCCGGGATCACGCGGGGCCGGGCAAAGACAGTAATGGAAAGGATTTCTACGGACCTTACGATGCGCAGGATTTGTTGCGTCAACACGAAGTAGAGCTGGACATCTCGATGGTGCCGTTCCGGTTGATGGCCTACGTCGAGAACCGTGCGCAGTACGTGCTGATTGACGAGACAAATGACGACGACAACGTGCTGCACATTTCCGGCACCGAACTGCGCCGGCGCTTGCAGGAGGGTCTGGAGATACCCGACTGGTTTTCCTACCCGGAAATCGTCGCTGAGCTGCAACGCACACACCCGCCACGACACCGACAGGGCTTCACGGTCTTTTTCACCGGTTTGTCCGGATCAGGCAAATCAACCATCGCCAATGCATTGATGAACAAATTGATGGAAATCGGTGGCCGTCAGGTGAGCCTGCTGGACGGTGATATCGTGCGCAAAAACTTGTCGAGCGAGCTGGGTTTTTCAAAAGAGCACCGCGATCTGAACATCGAGCGGATTGGATTTGTAGCCAGCGAGATTGCCAAACACGGCGGAATTGCCCTGTGTGCACCGATCGCGCCTTACGCTCGTACCCGGCGCACGGTACGCGAGACGGTGACGTCGGCCGGCGGTGGTTTCGTCGAAGTGCACGTCGCGACGCCGCTCGAAGTTTGCGAGTCGCGGGACCGCAAGGGGCTGTATGCGAAGGCGCGGGCCGGTATCATCAGCGAATTCACCGGCATCAGCGACCCGTATGAGGTGCCCGAGACGCCCGAAGTGCGCATCGATACCAGCGAGATCACACCGGATCTGGCCGCGCACCGTATCCTCGTCAAGCTCGAGGGCCTCGGCTACATACGGTAG